A single Ischnura elegans chromosome 13 unlocalized genomic scaffold, ioIscEleg1.1 SUPER_13_unloc_4, whole genome shotgun sequence DNA region contains:
- the LOC124173319 gene encoding uncharacterized protein LOC124173319 isoform X1 has translation MAGNISASGTEKYVEERLIAGLLTGSLLQHKELLDMLEDVDSRMIKEKTLLHVGVGLGKTDWVEELLARGADTGITDDSQQSALSSAEEMVRQFPDDVERSKVLQLVTLVHRRDQVILRRLEASSSRSTDHVTPVASPECDIASLKSSVDSLRREMKSLVRQPSSSLEELKAQVCGRDTLLRCLEEAVTSTVEDVTRIKCGLIGEASISHPASDPARARQECVDAMMRKTRIVYGSGVDKMRRLYERLYDGDEFTACIIKYLSGNERVKVMVDLDSSSIGRMKDEVVGLDGTKEDGRDLISFCDFESETVYLGALVISCDRETVVCTRLAWGLSQLSLKLVFDNEGRPYGKGDVEREREWMRALEELEERRRREGRIPRWIHDALQQWTQLGRINYLAAAIPDIIFFKGSTGGRAYMQQEAPLILSLYSNNVFGTLLSKAKVGLMYIYHAFFITSWSSLKNSNV, from the coding sequence ATGGCTGGCAACATTTCTGCTAGTGGCACGGAGAAATATGTTGAGGAGAGGCTCATTGCTGGATTGCTGACTGGCTCATTGCTCCAGCATAAAGAGCTGCTGGACATGTTGGAAGATGTGGATAGCAGAATGATAAAGGAGAAAACACTCTTGCATGTTGGTGTGGGACTTGGAAAAACTGACTGGGTGGAGGAACTATTGGCGAGAGGGGCCGACACAGGCATTACAGATGACAGTCAGCAGAGTGCATTGTCTtcggctgaggagatggtgcggcagttccctgaTGATGTAGAACGCTCAAAAGTGCTGCAGTTGGTGACGTTGGTTCACAGGAGAGACCAAGTTATTTTGCGTCGTCTGGAAGCATCTTCGAGTCGGAGCACTGATCATGTGACACCCgtggctagcccagaatgtgatattgcatctctcaagtcctccgtggactcattgaggcgagagatgaaatctcttgtgcgaCAGCCGAGCTCATCGTTGGAGGAACTGAAAGCGCAAGTGTGTGGACGTGACACACTGTTGCGTTGCCTGGAAGAGGCGGTGACATCAACAGTGGAGGATGTGACGCGTATCAAGTGTGGTCTTATTGGGGAGGCATCTATAAGCCATCCTGCATCCGATCCGGCCAGAGCAAGACAGGAATGTGTGGACGCCATGATGCGAAAGACTAGGATAGTGTATGGAAGTGGAGTTGATAAAATGCgtagattgtatgagagactgtatgatggaGATGAATTCACTGCgtgtattattaaatatttaagtggGAATGAACGGGTGAAGGTGATGGTGGACTTAGATTCTTCTAgcattggaaggatgaaggacGAGGTTGTGGGATTGGATGGGACTAAGGAGGATGGGAGGGATTTGatatcattttgtgattttgagagtgagactGTGTATTTGGGTGCATTGGTTATTTCTTGTGATAGGGAGACAGTTGTATGTACTAGGCTAGCTTGGGGCCTCTCACAATTGTCCCTGAAATTAGTTTTTGACAATGAGGGGAGGCCTTATGGCAAGGGAGATGTGGAACGAGAgcgtgagtggatgagggctctagaggagttggaggagaggaggaggagggaaggaagAATCCCTAGGTGGATCCATGATGCATTGCAACAGTGGACGCAGTTAGGGAGGATTAACTACCTTGCTGCTGCTATCCCTGATATTATCTTTTTTAAGGGATCCACCGGAGGAAGAGCTTATATGCAGCAGGAAGCCCCTCTCATCCTCTCTCTTTATTCTAACAATGTGTTTGGAACTCTGCTATCCAAGGCAAAGGTGGGTCTTATGTATATTTATCACGCTTTTTTCATTACATCATggtcttcattaaaaaattcaaatgtataa
- the LOC124173319 gene encoding uncharacterized protein LOC124173319 isoform X2, producing the protein MAGNISASGTEKYVEERLIAGLLTGSLLQHKELLDMLEDVDSRMIKEKTLLHVGVGLGKTDWVEELLARGADTGITDDSQQSALSSAEEMVRQFPDDVERSKVLQLVTLVHRRDQVILRRLEASSSRSTDHVTPVASPECDIASLKSSVDSLRREMKSLVRQPSSSLEELKAQVCGRDTLLRCLEEAVTSTVEDVTRIKCGLIGEASISHPASDPARARQECVDAMMRKTRIVYGSGVDKMRRLYERLYDGDEFTACIIKYLSGNERVKVMVDLDSSSIGRMKDEVVGLDGTKEDGRDLISFCDFESETVYLGALVISCDRETVVCTRLAWGLSQLSLKLVFDNEGRPYGKGDVEREREWMRALEELEERRRREGRIPRWIHDALQQWTQLGRINYLAAAIPDIIFFKGSTGGRAYMQQEAPLILSLYSNNVFGTLLSKAKR; encoded by the exons ATGGCTGGCAACATTTCTGCTAGTGGCACGGAGAAATATGTTGAGGAGAGGCTCATTGCTGGATTGCTGACTGGCTCATTGCTCCAGCATAAAGAGCTGCTGGACATGTTGGAAGATGTGGATAGCAGAATGATAAAGGAGAAAACACTCTTGCATGTTGGTGTGGGACTTGGAAAAACTGACTGGGTGGAGGAACTATTGGCGAGAGGGGCCGACACAGGCATTACAGATGACAGTCAGCAGAGTGCATTGTCTtcggctgaggagatggtgcggcagttccctgaTGATGTAGAACGCTCAAAAGTGCTGCAGTTGGTGACGTTGGTTCACAGGAGAGACCAAGTTATTTTGCGTCGTCTGGAAGCATCTTCGAGTCGGAGCACTGATCATGTGACACCCgtggctagcccagaatgtgatattgcatctctcaagtcctccgtggactcattgaggcgagagatgaaatctcttgtgcgaCAGCCGAGCTCATCGTTGGAGGAACTGAAAGCGCAAGTGTGTGGACGTGACACACTGTTGCGTTGCCTGGAAGAGGCGGTGACATCAACAGTGGAGGATGTGACGCGTATCAAGTGTGGTCTTATTGGGGAGGCATCTATAAGCCATCCTGCATCCGATCCGGCCAGAGCAAGACAGGAATGTGTGGACGCCATGATGCGAAAGACTAGGATAGTGTATGGAAGTGGAGTTGATAAAATGCgtagattgtatgagagactgtatgatggaGATGAATTCACTGCgtgtattattaaatatttaagtggGAATGAACGGGTGAAGGTGATGGTGGACTTAGATTCTTCTAgcattggaaggatgaaggacGAGGTTGTGGGATTGGATGGGACTAAGGAGGATGGGAGGGATTTGatatcattttgtgattttgagagtgagactGTGTATTTGGGTGCATTGGTTATTTCTTGTGATAGGGAGACAGTTGTATGTACTAGGCTAGCTTGGGGCCTCTCACAATTGTCCCTGAAATTAGTTTTTGACAATGAGGGGAGGCCTTATGGCAAGGGAGATGTGGAACGAGAgcgtgagtggatgagggctctagaggagttggaggagaggaggaggagggaaggaagAATCCCTAGGTGGATCCATGATGCATTGCAACAGTGGACGCAGTTAGGGAGGATTAACTACCTTGCTGCTGCTATCCCTGATATTATCTTTTTTAAGGGATCCACCGGAGGAAGAGCTTATATGCAGCAGGAAGCCCCTCTCATCCTCTCTCTTTATTCTAACAATGTGTTTGGAACTCTGCTATCCAAGGCAAAG agatga